A genomic window from Vitis riparia cultivar Riparia Gloire de Montpellier isolate 1030 chromosome 16, EGFV_Vit.rip_1.0, whole genome shotgun sequence includes:
- the LOC117933187 gene encoding secreted RxLR effector protein 161-like translates to MQKIPYASAVGSLMYAQVCTRPDIAYIVGMLGRYLSNPGMDHWRAAKRVMRYLQRTKEYMLTYRRLDQLEFIGYSDSDFAGCQDSRRSTSGYIYLLAGGAISWRSAKQTLVTSSTMEAEFVACYEASNQGIWLRNFVTGLRVLDG, encoded by the exons ATGCAGAAGATTCCTTACGCTTCGGCTGTGGGGAGTCTAATGTATGCTCAGGTATGTACAcgtccggatattgcgtacattgttggcaTGTTAGGCAGATATCTAAGTAACCCTGGAATGGATCATTGGAGAGCAGCCAAGAGGGTTATGAGATATTTACAGAGAACAAAAGAGTACATGCTTACATATAGGAGATTGGATCAGTTAGAGTTCATTGGGTATTCCGACTCTGATTTTGCTGGATGCCAAGACAGCAGAAGATCCACATCAGGCTATATTTATCTGTTGGCTGGTGGAGCAATTTCATGGAGGTCTGCCAAACAGACACTCGTAACTTCATCCACCATGGAAGCAGAGTTTGTAGCATGTTATGAGGCATCCAATCAAGGAATATGGCTACGAAATTTTGTCACTGGGCTGCGTGTTCTGGATG GTTAG